In Bradyrhizobium lablabi, one DNA window encodes the following:
- a CDS encoding TauD/TfdA dioxygenase family protein has product MTVSIRQLQAHFFGEVSGVDLRKPLTPQEARDIEAGMDKYAVLLFPGQDITDEQQMAFALNFGERENPRGGNIIKPQESRLSTGLNDVSNLGKDGKPLPRDSRVHLFNLGNCLWHSDSSFRPIPAKFSLLSARVVNPKGGNTEFADMRAAYDALDDDTKAEIEDLICEHSLMYSRGSLGFLDYSEEEKAMFKPVLQRLVRTHPVHRRKSLYLSSHAGAIVGMSMPEARLLLRDLSEHATQPQFVHVHKWTVHDLVMWDNRQTMHRVRRYDQSQPRDMRRATVAGTEPTVAQQAAE; this is encoded by the coding sequence ATGACGGTCTCGATCCGGCAGCTTCAGGCGCATTTTTTCGGCGAGGTGTCCGGCGTCGATTTGCGTAAGCCCCTGACGCCGCAGGAGGCTCGGGACATCGAGGCCGGCATGGACAAATACGCCGTGCTGCTGTTCCCCGGCCAGGACATTACCGACGAGCAGCAAATGGCGTTCGCGCTGAATTTCGGCGAGCGCGAGAATCCCCGCGGCGGCAATATCATCAAGCCGCAGGAGTCGCGGCTCTCGACCGGCCTCAACGACGTCTCCAACCTCGGCAAGGACGGCAAGCCGCTGCCGCGCGACAGCCGCGTCCATCTGTTCAACCTCGGCAACTGCCTGTGGCACTCCGACAGTTCATTCCGCCCGATTCCCGCAAAGTTTTCGCTATTGTCGGCGCGAGTGGTGAACCCCAAGGGCGGCAACACCGAATTCGCCGACATGCGTGCGGCCTATGACGCGCTCGACGACGACACCAAGGCCGAGATCGAGGACCTGATCTGCGAGCACTCGCTGATGTATTCGCGGGGATCGCTGGGTTTCCTCGATTACAGCGAGGAAGAAAAGGCGATGTTCAAGCCGGTGCTGCAGCGGTTGGTGCGGACCCACCCGGTGCATCGCCGCAAGTCGCTGTATCTGTCGTCGCATGCCGGCGCCATTGTCGGCATGAGCATGCCGGAGGCGCGGCTGTTGCTGCGCGACCTGAGCGAGCACGCCACGCAGCCGCAGTTCGTCCACGTCCACAAATGGACGGTGCATGACCTCGTGATGTGGGACAACCGCCAGACCATGCACCGGGTGCGCCGCTATGACCAGTCGCAGCCCCGCGACATGCGCCGCGCCACTGTGGCCGGCACGGAGCCTACCGTCGCGCAGCAGGCGGCGGAGTAA
- a CDS encoding YqgE/AlgH family protein — MDPEGKKPKMVRRNEAGVGDNLPNRGYLDGQLLIAMPVMGDPRFERSVIYLCAHSSEGAMGIIVNRPAGSIDFPELLVQLDIIKKADQIKLPVNAESMKVLKGGPVDTGRGFVLHTSDFFIKDATLRIDDDICLTATVDILKAIARGAGPKHAILALGYAGWAPGQLENEIQDNGWLHCDADPDLIFGGDVEEKYLRALRKIGIDPGVLSNEAGHA, encoded by the coding sequence ATGGACCCTGAAGGCAAAAAACCGAAGATGGTTCGCCGCAACGAAGCCGGCGTCGGCGACAATTTGCCCAATCGCGGCTACCTCGATGGTCAATTGCTGATCGCGATGCCGGTGATGGGAGATCCCCGCTTCGAGCGTTCGGTAATCTATCTCTGCGCGCATTCCTCCGAAGGCGCCATGGGTATCATCGTCAACCGTCCCGCGGGCAGCATCGATTTCCCCGAACTGTTGGTGCAGCTCGACATCATCAAGAAGGCCGACCAGATCAAGCTGCCGGTCAACGCCGAGAGCATGAAGGTGCTCAAGGGCGGCCCGGTCGATACGGGACGCGGCTTCGTGCTGCATACGAGCGATTTCTTCATCAAGGATGCGACGCTTCGGATCGACGACGACATCTGCCTCACCGCGACCGTCGATATCCTGAAGGCGATCGCGCGGGGCGCAGGCCCCAAGCACGCCATCCTCGCGCTCGGCTATGCCGGCTGGGCGCCGGGACAATTGGAAAATGAAATCCAGGACAATGGCTGGCTGCATTGCGATGCCGATCCGGACCTGATCTTCGGCGGCGACGTCGAGGAGAAATACCTCCGCGCCTTGCGCAAGATCGGGATTGACCCCGGCGTGCTGTCGAACGAAGCCGGGCACGCGTAG
- a CDS encoding protein-disulfide reductase DsbD domain-containing protein, whose product MIVTVPLRGARGFAATLCASCLFASALATAAYAQDASPWLRDGHSAVRLLAGSRSGAVLLGGIAFQLQPGWKTYWRTPGDSGVPPRFDFSKSDNVEAVTVLWPAPTKFDDGAGGHSLGYHDGIVLPLRIVPKSADKPVMLRADINYAVCEKLCIPVEASIELPFTSVASTEDSALFAALDTVPKPANVGDPNPLTIRDVKREGKSTVLVDVVSPDERAVNLFVEGPTPDWGLPVPKLLEHSPPGVKRFTFELDGVPPGVNPDGAALKLTLVSGDRSYEFNINLD is encoded by the coding sequence ATGATCGTCACAGTTCCCCTGCGCGGCGCGCGCGGCTTTGCCGCAACTTTATGCGCGTCATGCCTGTTTGCCTCAGCCCTGGCGACGGCGGCTTACGCCCAGGATGCCTCGCCCTGGCTGCGGGATGGACACTCCGCGGTGCGGCTCTTGGCGGGATCGCGCAGCGGCGCGGTGCTGCTGGGCGGCATCGCCTTCCAGCTGCAGCCGGGGTGGAAAACCTACTGGCGGACGCCCGGCGATTCCGGGGTGCCGCCGCGTTTCGACTTCTCCAAATCGGACAATGTCGAAGCTGTGACCGTGCTGTGGCCGGCGCCGACCAAATTCGACGACGGCGCCGGCGGCCATTCGCTCGGCTATCACGACGGAATCGTGCTGCCGCTGCGGATCGTCCCGAAAAGTGCCGACAAGCCGGTGATGCTGCGCGCCGATATCAACTATGCAGTGTGCGAAAAACTCTGCATTCCCGTTGAAGCCAGCATCGAACTCCCTTTTACCAGCGTGGCGAGCACTGAAGACAGCGCGCTGTTCGCAGCGCTCGATACCGTGCCGAAGCCGGCCAATGTCGGCGATCCCAATCCCTTGACCATCCGCGACGTCAAGCGCGAGGGCAAATCCACCGTGCTGGTCGACGTGGTCAGTCCCGACGAGCGGGCGGTCAACCTGTTTGTCGAAGGGCCGACGCCGGACTGGGGGCTGCCGGTTCCGAAATTGCTCGAACACAGCCCGCCCGGGGTCAAGCGTTTTACCTTTGAGCTCGATGGCGTGCCGCCCGGGGTGAATCCCGACGGCGCCGCGCTGAAACTGACACTGGTCAGCGGCGACCGGTCGTATGAGTTCAATATCAATCTGGATTGA
- a CDS encoding flippase: MLNGLLGGSGEASVTRRLAGTIFVIRVVSAGLAYLSQILLARWMGGSDYGVYVYVWTWVLLLGSMMDFGISASAQKIIPEYRTSGEHALLRGFLSGSRWMTFAVSSAVSLLLAGVIRALSPWIGANEIVPLTIGCLTLPPFVVANTQDGIARSHDWMRLGLMPQFIVRQALIIGFTAGAFALGFHLGATAAMLASAGAVWIAMIGQMVVLNRRLEGHIEPGPKAYDFRGWLAISLPILLVEGFYLLLSYTDVLVLQQFRPSEEVGVYFAVVKTLALVSFIHYAMSATTAHRFAEYHALGDKPRLSAYVAHAINWTFWPSLAATIVLLALGKPLLWLFGPQFVVGYDIMFVAAIGLVVRSAIGPVERLLNMLGHQHICALAYALAFVMNLALCVALVPHFGGHGAAAATSISLVFETVLLFWIVRRRLGLHVLAFGKRDS; this comes from the coding sequence ATGCTGAACGGCTTGCTTGGCGGCTCCGGCGAAGCGTCGGTGACCAGGCGGCTTGCCGGCACGATTTTTGTCATTCGCGTGGTCAGCGCTGGCCTCGCCTATCTTTCGCAGATCCTGCTGGCGCGCTGGATGGGCGGCTCGGATTACGGCGTCTATGTCTATGTCTGGACCTGGGTGCTGCTGCTCGGCAGCATGATGGATTTTGGCATTTCGGCGTCGGCGCAAAAGATCATCCCGGAATACCGCACCAGCGGCGAGCACGCGCTATTGCGCGGCTTTCTCTCCGGCAGCCGCTGGATGACGTTTGCCGTGTCCTCGGCCGTCTCGCTGCTGCTGGCGGGCGTGATCAGAGCGCTGTCGCCCTGGATCGGTGCGAACGAGATCGTTCCGCTTACTATCGGCTGCCTGACGCTGCCGCCCTTCGTGGTCGCCAATACCCAGGACGGCATCGCGCGTTCACATGACTGGATGCGGCTTGGGCTGATGCCGCAATTCATCGTCCGCCAGGCGCTGATCATCGGTTTCACCGCGGGCGCGTTTGCGCTCGGCTTTCATCTCGGCGCGACCGCGGCGATGCTCGCGAGCGCGGGTGCGGTGTGGATCGCGATGATCGGGCAGATGGTGGTGCTCAACCGCAGGCTCGAAGGCCATATCGAGCCGGGCCCGAAGGCCTACGACTTCCGCGGCTGGCTCGCGATCTCGCTGCCGATCCTTCTGGTCGAGGGTTTTTATCTGCTGTTGTCCTACACCGACGTCTTGGTGCTGCAGCAATTTCGCCCGTCCGAAGAGGTCGGCGTCTATTTCGCCGTGGTCAAGACGCTGGCGCTGGTGTCTTTCATTCATTACGCGATGTCGGCGACAACAGCTCATCGCTTTGCCGAATATCACGCGCTTGGCGACAAGCCGCGGCTGTCGGCCTATGTCGCGCATGCGATCAACTGGACGTTCTGGCCCTCGCTCGCCGCGACCATCGTGCTGCTGGCGTTGGGCAAGCCGCTGTTGTGGCTGTTCGGACCGCAATTCGTTGTCGGCTACGACATCATGTTCGTCGCCGCGATCGGGCTTGTGGTGCGCTCGGCGATCGGCCCGGTCGAGCGATTACTCAATATGCTCGGCCATCAGCATATCTGCGCGCTGGCCTATGCGCTGGCCTTTGTCATGAACCTGGCCCTGTGCGTGGCGCTGGTGCCGCACTTCGGCGGCCACGGCGCCGCCGCCGCGACCTCGATCTCGCTGGTGTTCGAGACCGTGCTGTTGTTCTGGATCGTGCGGCGCCGGCTCGGCCTGCACGTGCTGGCGTTCGGGAAGCGGGACTCCTAA
- a CDS encoding 3-hydroxybutyrate dehydrogenase, protein MGTLTGKTAVVTGSTSGIGLAYARTFAGAGANIVINGMGVPADIEKERSAIETDFKVKAVYSPADMTKPAEIADMIGLGEKTFGSVDILVNNAGIQFVSPIEEFPPEKWEAIISINLSSAFYGIRAAVPGMKKRGWGRIINTASAHSLVASPFKSAYVSAKHGIAGLTKTVALELATFKVTCNCISPGYVWTPLVEHQIPETMKARNMTKEQVIRDVLLAAQPTKEFVTSEQVAALALFLCSDDAAQITGTNLSIDGGWTAE, encoded by the coding sequence ATGGGTACATTGACAGGCAAGACTGCGGTGGTGACCGGCTCGACCAGCGGCATAGGCCTTGCGTATGCGCGCACCTTTGCGGGCGCCGGCGCCAATATCGTCATCAACGGCATGGGCGTGCCGGCCGACATCGAGAAGGAGCGCTCCGCGATCGAGACCGATTTCAAGGTCAAGGCGGTTTATTCGCCTGCCGACATGACCAAGCCCGCCGAGATCGCCGATATGATCGGGCTCGGCGAAAAGACCTTCGGTTCGGTCGATATTCTCGTCAACAATGCCGGCATCCAATTCGTCTCCCCGATCGAGGAATTTCCGCCCGAGAAATGGGAAGCGATCATCTCGATCAATTTGTCGTCGGCGTTCTATGGTATCCGCGCCGCCGTGCCCGGCATGAAGAAGCGCGGCTGGGGCCGCATCATCAACACCGCTTCAGCGCATTCGCTGGTCGCCTCGCCGTTCAAGTCGGCCTATGTGTCGGCCAAGCACGGCATCGCCGGCCTCACCAAGACCGTGGCGCTCGAGCTTGCGACATTCAAGGTCACCTGCAACTGCATCAGCCCCGGCTATGTCTGGACGCCCTTGGTCGAGCACCAGATTCCGGAGACCATGAAGGCGCGCAACATGACCAAAGAGCAAGTCATCCGCGACGTGTTGCTGGCAGCGCAGCCGACCAAGGAATTCGTCACCTCCGAACAGGTCGCAGCCCTGGCGCTGTTCCTGTGCAGCGACGACGCAGCGCAAATCACCGGCACCAATCTCTCGATCGACGGCGGCTGGACCGCGGAGTAG
- a CDS encoding DUF3734 domain-containing protein: MMDISSPEPATTPAKAKRVLVLQGGGALGSYQAGAYQALCHFDFEPEWVAGISIGAINAAIIAGNPPEKRVERLKEFWQMVSAPVPWNPVTKSDRGRVLFNETSAALIATFGVPGFFTPRIPPAPLWPPGSPQSQSYYDTAPLHKTLERLVDFDRINDLTCRLSVGAVSVTTGNFRYFDNFEFRKQGKKIGPEHIMASGALPPGFPSIVIEGEHYWDGGVASNTPLDYVLDMETTNDLLIFQVDLFSARGPLPASLLEASEREKDIRYSSRTRMNTDKNREIHNARKALRDLLEKLPDHLRNDPSVEILCKAAKENTVTVVHLIYKSKNYESSSKDYDFSHVGMVEHWESGVRDVHLSMRHKEWLERPQNGETMVTYDLTGDGSETSDGKQENK, from the coding sequence ATGATGGATATTTCCAGCCCAGAGCCAGCGACGACACCTGCGAAGGCGAAGCGCGTGCTGGTCCTGCAGGGCGGCGGCGCGCTCGGTTCCTATCAGGCCGGCGCCTATCAGGCATTGTGTCACTTCGATTTCGAACCGGAATGGGTCGCCGGGATCTCGATCGGCGCCATCAATGCGGCGATCATCGCCGGCAACCCGCCGGAAAAGCGGGTAGAGCGCCTCAAGGAATTCTGGCAGATGGTTTCAGCACCGGTGCCCTGGAATCCCGTCACTAAAAGTGACCGCGGGCGTGTGTTGTTCAACGAGACCAGCGCCGCATTGATCGCGACCTTCGGCGTCCCCGGTTTCTTCACCCCGCGGATTCCACCGGCGCCGCTTTGGCCGCCGGGCAGCCCCCAATCGCAGAGCTATTACGACACCGCGCCGCTGCACAAGACACTCGAGCGCCTGGTCGATTTCGACCGGATCAACGATCTGACATGCCGTCTCAGCGTCGGCGCCGTCAGCGTGACGACAGGCAATTTCAGGTATTTCGACAATTTCGAATTCAGGAAGCAAGGCAAGAAAATCGGCCCGGAACATATCATGGCGTCCGGCGCATTGCCGCCGGGTTTCCCCTCCATCGTGATCGAAGGCGAGCATTATTGGGATGGCGGCGTCGCCTCCAATACGCCGCTCGACTATGTGCTGGACATGGAAACCACCAACGATCTCCTGATCTTCCAGGTCGACCTGTTCAGCGCGCGCGGTCCGCTGCCGGCCTCCCTGCTCGAGGCCTCGGAGCGCGAGAAGGATATCCGCTATTCCAGCCGCACCCGCATGAATACCGACAAGAACAGAGAGATTCACAACGCCCGCAAGGCGCTGCGCGACTTGTTGGAGAAGCTGCCCGATCATTTGAGGAATGATCCGTCGGTCGAAATCCTCTGCAAGGCCGCCAAGGAAAACACAGTCACGGTGGTGCACCTGATCTACAAGAGCAAAAATTACGAGTCGTCGTCCAAGGACTACGACTTCTCGCATGTCGGCATGGTCGAGCACTGGGAATCGGGCGTGCGCGACGTTCATCTGTCGATGCGCCACAAGGAGTGGCTGGAGCGGCCGCAAAACGGCGAGACCATGGTGACTTACGACCTCACGGGGGACGGCTCTGAGACCTCCGACGGCAAACAGGAGAACAAATAA
- a CDS encoding CAP domain-containing protein, whose protein sequence is MRAVFAVIGLLALSGCASETPIEQPSMYVSMADPAAKLDAQAAASMISLYRQNNGVGAVVVDPDLMKLAEQQSQAMASANKMDHDVKAPLAKRLNASGYPATLAVENVSAGYHTLAEAFSGWRDSPPHRANMLKNGVTKLGIAASYAPNTKYKVFWTLILASSDLR, encoded by the coding sequence ATGCGGGCGGTGTTCGCCGTTATCGGGCTTTTGGCGCTCTCCGGCTGCGCGTCGGAAACACCGATCGAGCAGCCCTCGATGTATGTCAGCATGGCCGATCCGGCAGCCAAGCTGGATGCCCAGGCCGCCGCCTCGATGATCTCGCTGTACCGGCAGAACAATGGCGTCGGCGCCGTCGTGGTCGATCCTGACTTGATGAAGCTTGCGGAGCAGCAATCCCAGGCCATGGCGAGCGCGAACAAGATGGACCACGATGTCAAGGCGCCGCTCGCCAAGCGCCTGAACGCCTCCGGTTATCCCGCAACGCTAGCCGTGGAAAATGTGTCCGCCGGATATCACACATTGGCGGAAGCGTTTTCGGGCTGGCGCGACTCGCCCCCGCACCGGGCGAATATGCTGAAAAATGGTGTCACAAAATTAGGCATCGCGGCGAGCTATGCTCCAAATACCAAGTACAAGGTGTTCTGGACGCTTATTCTCGCATCCTCGGATCTGCGATAA
- a CDS encoding phosphoadenylyl-sulfate reductase, whose product MSALAHQVLPDPGAPTSPPAEELDRALRGASPSEVIAAALKTVGRERLALVSSFGTESAALLKVMADVDPAIPVVFLDTGWLFEETLAYRDTLIEKLGLRDVRSIKPLEETLSREDPDRELWFSDPDACCRIRKVEPLKRALAPFAAWINGRKRFQGGLRADIPVVEQDGIRLKFNPFANVSREAIEAIFKGANLPPHPLAASGFLSVGCMPCTSRTSPDEDARAGRWRGRAKSECGIHTVKTS is encoded by the coding sequence ATGAGTGCGCTTGCACATCAAGTGTTGCCGGACCCGGGCGCGCCTACCTCGCCGCCGGCCGAGGAACTCGATCGCGCGCTTCGCGGGGCATCGCCTTCGGAGGTGATCGCCGCCGCCCTGAAGACCGTCGGCCGCGAGCGTCTCGCGCTGGTGTCCTCGTTCGGCACGGAGTCAGCGGCGCTACTGAAGGTGATGGCCGATGTCGATCCGGCGATCCCGGTGGTGTTTCTCGACACCGGATGGCTGTTTGAGGAAACGCTCGCCTATCGCGACACGCTGATCGAAAAGTTGGGCTTGCGCGACGTCCGCTCGATCAAGCCGCTGGAAGAGACGCTGTCTCGCGAAGATCCCGATCGTGAATTGTGGTTCTCCGATCCCGATGCCTGCTGCCGGATCCGCAAAGTCGAGCCGCTGAAGCGGGCCTTGGCACCGTTTGCCGCCTGGATCAACGGGCGCAAGCGCTTTCAGGGCGGGCTGCGCGCCGATATTCCCGTCGTCGAGCAGGATGGCATCAGGCTGAAATTCAATCCGTTCGCCAACGTCTCGCGCGAAGCGATCGAGGCGATTTTCAAGGGCGCAAACCTGCCGCCGCATCCGCTCGCGGCCTCGGGCTTTCTATCGGTCGGATGCATGCCTTGCACCAGCCGGACCTCGCCCGACGAGGACGCCCGCGCCGGCCGCTGGCGTGGCCGCGCCAAGTCCGAATGCGGCATTCATACGGTGAAGACGTCGTAA
- a CDS encoding DUF934 domain-containing protein, protein MPLVKNGKIVTDAFVHVADDAEIPLDGAILISAARFLEDAEALSRRAGRTGVIWPNNRDVDDLVPYLDGLAVVALVFPNFRDGRAYSQARLLRERHAFKGELRATGQVLRDQFVFMLRAGFDAFEVKKESDAEAFAATAKRYSVFYQPTGDGRISALHRRMQLRHSESANP, encoded by the coding sequence ATGCCACTCGTTAAGAACGGTAAAATCGTAACCGACGCGTTCGTCCATGTCGCCGATGACGCCGAGATTCCCCTCGATGGCGCGATCCTGATTTCGGCCGCACGGTTTCTCGAAGACGCCGAGGCGCTGTCGCGGCGCGCCGGCCGCACCGGCGTGATCTGGCCGAACAATCGCGACGTCGACGATCTCGTGCCCTATCTCGACGGCCTTGCGGTTGTGGCCTTGGTGTTCCCGAATTTTCGCGATGGCCGCGCCTATAGCCAGGCGCGGTTGTTGCGGGAACGCCACGCCTTCAAGGGCGAGCTGCGCGCCACCGGCCAGGTGCTTCGCGACCAATTCGTGTTCATGCTGCGCGCCGGCTTCGACGCGTTTGAAGTGAAAAAGGAAAGCGACGCCGAGGCGTTCGCTGCGACGGCAAAACGCTACTCGGTGTTCTATCAGCCGACCGGCGATGGCCGCATCTCGGCGCTGCACCGGCGGATGCAACTGCGCCATTCGGAAAGTGCCAATCCATGA
- a CDS encoding nitrite/sulfite reductase, whose protein sequence is MYAYDEIDRTLINERVSEFRDQVKRRLSGELTEDEFKSLRLMNGVYLQLHAYMFRVAIPYGTLSSEQMRRLAHVARRYDRGYGHFTTRQNIQFNWIKLAELPDALADLAEVGIHAMQTSGNCTRNITSDQWAGVAPGEIEDPRIWAELLRQYSTLHPEFSFLPRKFKFAITASEHDRTAIKVHDIGLRLHKNADGETGFEVLVGGGLGRTPFIGKTIKSFVPGRDLLSYVEAILRVYNQYGRRDNIYKARIKILVHELGIEKFAQEVEDEWQAMRDSALTLDDAMVEDIRSRFTYPAYEKLPHMPEELKKAAHDPHFEAWRKNSVFLHKVPGYAIVTLSLKPVGGPPGDATADQMDAVADLADKYSFGEIRVGHEQNLVLPHVARRDLPALWKALDKAGLATPNVNLVSDIIACPGLDYCALANARSIPIAQELTRRFANHETANLIGRLHINISGCINACGHHHVGHIGILGVEKNGEEFYQITIGGRADENAAVGTLIGPAVPYGEVADVVEDIVEAYLALRERPDELFIDTVKRLGVEPFRERVYATR, encoded by the coding sequence ATGTACGCATATGATGAAATCGACCGCACGCTGATCAACGAGCGCGTCTCTGAGTTTCGCGATCAGGTAAAGCGGCGTCTTTCCGGCGAACTCACCGAGGACGAATTCAAGTCGCTGCGGCTAATGAACGGCGTTTATCTGCAGTTGCACGCCTATATGTTCCGCGTCGCCATCCCCTACGGCACGCTGTCGTCGGAGCAGATGCGCCGGCTCGCCCATGTGGCGCGGCGCTACGATCGCGGCTACGGCCACTTCACGACGCGCCAGAACATCCAGTTCAACTGGATCAAGCTCGCCGAACTGCCGGACGCGCTGGCCGATTTGGCCGAAGTCGGCATCCACGCCATGCAGACCAGCGGCAACTGCACCCGCAACATCACTTCCGACCAGTGGGCCGGCGTCGCGCCGGGCGAAATCGAAGACCCGCGCATCTGGGCGGAATTGCTGCGGCAATATTCGACACTGCACCCGGAATTCTCGTTCCTGCCGCGCAAGTTCAAATTCGCCATCACCGCGTCCGAGCACGATCGCACCGCCATAAAAGTGCACGACATCGGCTTGCGCCTGCACAAGAATGCCGACGGCGAAACCGGTTTTGAAGTGCTGGTCGGCGGCGGCCTCGGCCGCACCCCGTTCATCGGCAAAACGATAAAATCATTCGTGCCGGGCCGCGATCTCCTGAGCTATGTCGAGGCGATACTGCGCGTCTATAACCAGTACGGCCGGCGCGACAACATCTACAAGGCCCGCATCAAGATCCTGGTGCACGAGCTCGGCATCGAGAAATTTGCCCAGGAAGTCGAGGACGAGTGGCAGGCGATGCGCGACAGCGCGCTGACGCTGGACGATGCCATGGTCGAGGACATCCGCTCGCGCTTCACCTATCCGGCTTACGAGAAGCTGCCGCACATGCCGGAGGAACTGAAGAAGGCTGCGCACGATCCGCATTTCGAGGCGTGGCGCAAGAATTCGGTGTTCCTCCACAAGGTTCCGGGCTATGCGATCGTGACATTGTCGCTGAAGCCGGTCGGTGGACCGCCCGGTGACGCCACCGCCGATCAGATGGATGCGGTCGCCGATCTCGCCGACAAATATTCCTTCGGCGAAATTCGGGTCGGTCACGAACAGAACCTGGTGCTGCCCCATGTCGCGCGGCGCGACCTGCCGGCGCTGTGGAAGGCGCTCGACAAGGCCGGCCTTGCGACCCCGAACGTCAATCTGGTCTCCGACATCATCGCCTGCCCGGGCCTCGATTATTGCGCGCTGGCGAACGCGCGCTCGATACCGATCGCGCAGGAACTGACGCGGCGTTTCGCCAACCACGAGACCGCCAATCTGATCGGGCGGCTGCACATCAACATCTCCGGCTGCATCAACGCCTGCGGCCATCATCACGTCGGCCACATCGGAATTCTGGGCGTCGAGAAGAACGGCGAGGAATTTTACCAGATCACGATCGGCGGCCGCGCCGACGAAAACGCCGCGGTCGGCACCTTGATCGGGCCGGCGGTGCCCTACGGCGAAGTCGCCGACGTCGTCGAGGATATCGTCGAAGCCTATCTTGCGCTGCGCGAGCGACCCGATGAGCTTTTCATCGATACGGTAAAGCGGCTCGGCGTCGAACCTTTCAGGGAGCGTGTCTATGCCACTCGTTAA
- a CDS encoding DUF2849 domain-containing protein gives MTSPLQQKIKITGPSIVTANRTWDGVVIYRTAAKGWSTDLSDAAIVRAADEARELLSESVADDVGAIGAYIAPVEIKDGGKIEPGNLREQIRRQGVTIELPVPA, from the coding sequence ATGACCTCCCCGCTGCAACAAAAAATCAAGATCACCGGCCCCTCCATCGTCACCGCCAACCGCACCTGGGACGGCGTCGTGATCTACCGCACGGCCGCAAAAGGCTGGTCGACCGATTTGTCCGATGCCGCGATCGTCCGCGCCGCGGATGAGGCGCGAGAGCTGCTTTCCGAATCGGTCGCCGACGATGTCGGCGCCATCGGCGCCTATATCGCGCCGGTCGAAATCAAGGACGGCGGCAAGATCGAGCCCGGCAATCTGCGCGAACAAATCCGCCGCCAGGGCGTCACCATCGAGCTGCCGGTTCCGGCGTAA